The following coding sequences lie in one Arachis ipaensis cultivar K30076 chromosome B03, Araip1.1, whole genome shotgun sequence genomic window:
- the LOC107633350 gene encoding uncharacterized protein LOC107633350 translates to MTLSDLKNSILEKLGVLGSKWVKKLFYKIPMAVVSTGVQYETFAVKADEDIRVLFYCVRSFPEIRIHELFAKLEVGVDSSGASAPVPCPAAAGGASSSMPAVIPYVPPVQSPSFAADLDRTEVVGSIPLENAVVIEPPHVVGTGGGLVPYIEDFGGPDQVENAMRDDESDQEPVDIDGDSDDDRRGDPHAQHRPASSGSHHYPPHFSTLNLEALGQQEDSGNRVGGSSTEFQIGQSFQSKDEAVLSVKDYSIRRGVEYRVIESDHLKYHGKYKEFGKGCSWLIRVALRARKGTWEVRRYNGPHTCLATSISSDHRQLDYHVICARILPMVRADAAVTVKVLQQATEADYGFRPSYRKVWMAKQKTVAEIYGDWEESYAELPRWMLGIQATMPGTITVLKSEDAFRHCKPLVSIDGTHLYGKYGGTLLLAIAQDGNSNILPIAFALVEGENAESWHNGIKAALEAPETGWLPPRAFRAYCIRHVAANFTLTFKGKDSRRLLVNAAYAKTEAEFYYWFDIMRTENPAMCDWANRMEYDKWTQHEDAGRQFGHMTTNISECVNSVLKGTRNLPVTSLVKSTYGRLAQLFVVRGQTAEAQLGSGHEFCQALVKSIDRNLRDSRCFTVTLYDRQQSEYTVAETTPTGNFSLGSYRVSLKDHRCDCGHFQALHYPCCHAIACCAYSRLNWASYVHEVYRMSEVFNVYKEGFLPPIPEGLWPPYAGPTIIPDPNMRRAKEGRPKVTRIRGSIDQSQENQPKRCGLCRQPGHTRRNCHQRRQSGGGDA, encoded by the exons ATGACTTTGTCAGATCTGAAGAACAGCATCTTGGAGAAGCTTGGCGTGTTGGGTAGCAAGTGGGTGAAGAAACTATTCTACAAGATTCCCATGGCGGTTGTATCGACCGGTGTTCAGTATGAAACCTTTGCGGTTAAGGCTGATGAAGATATTAGGGTTCTGTTCTACTGTGTACGGAGTTTTCCGGAGATCAGAATCCATGAGTTGTTCGCGAAGTTGGAGGTTGGTGTCGATAGTTCTGGGGCATCCGCGCCAGTTCCCTGCCCAGCTGCCGCGGGTGGTGCATCTAGTTCGATGCCTGCGGTCATACCGTATGTTCCGCCGGTTCAATCACCTTCGTTTGCGGCTGATTTAGACCGAACAGAGGTTGTTGGTTCTATACCTTTGGAGAATGCAGTAGTCATTGAGCCTCCGCACGTTGTGGGCACCGGTGGTGGCCTCGTACCTTATATCGAAGACTTTGGTGGACCTGATCAAGTAGAGAATGCAATGCGTGACGATGAGTCTGACCAGGAGCCTGTTGATATCGATGGTGACAGCGACGATGACAGACGTGGCGATCCACATGCGCAGCATAGGCCAGCAAGTTCTGGTTCTCATCACTACCCTCCACACTTCTCGACACTAAACTTGGAAGCTCTTGGTCAACAGGAAGACAGTGGTAACAGAGTGGGGGGATCTTCTACAGAATTTCAGATTGGGCAATCATTCCAGAGTAAAGATGAAGCTGTGCTGAGTGTAAAGGACTATAGCATCCGGCGAGGTGTTGAGTACAGAGTCATCGAATCGGATCATTTGAAGTATCATGGAAAATACAAGGAATTCGGCAAGGGTTGTAGTTGGTTGATTCGTGTAGCGCTTCGTGCACGAAAGGGGACTTGGGAGGTTAGGAGGTACAACGGGCCACACACATGCCTCGCAACTTCTATTTCAAGTGATCACCGTCAGCTGGACTACCACGTTATCTGTGCGAGGATTCTTCCTATGGTTAGGGCAGATGCTGCGGTTACGGTAAAGGTACTTCAACAAGCGACAGAAGCTGATTACGGTTTCAGGCCTAGTTACAGGAAGGTTTGGATGGCTAAGCAGAAGACAGTGGCAGAAATATATGGAGATTGGGAAGAGTCTTACGCGGAGTTGCCACGTTGGATGCTAGGGATCCAGGCGACAATGCCGGGAACAATCACGGTGCTGAAGAGTGAAGAC GCATTCCGGCATTGCAAGCCCCTCGTCAGTATTGATGGTACCCACTTGTATGGGAAGTATGGAGGGACGCTGCTGTTGGCGATAGCTCAGGACGGGAACTCGAACATCCTCCCGATAGCATTTGCCCTTGTGGAGGGCGAAAATGCAGAGTCGTG GCATAATGGGATCAAGGCAGCGCTTGAGGCACCTGAGACTGGGTGGCTGCCTCCTCGGGCGTTCCGGGCCTACTGTATTAGGCATGTGGCTGCGAATTTCACCCTAACGTTCAAAGGTAAGGACTCCAGGAGGCTGTTGGTGAATGCTGCCTACGCAAAGACTGAGGCTGAGTTTTACTACTGGTTTGACATCATGCGGACTGAGAATCCAGCAATGTGTGACTGGGCCAACCGGATGGAGTATGACAAATGGACCCAACATGAGGATGCTGGTCGACAGTTCGGGCACATGACCACAAACATCAGTGAATGTGTGAACTCCGTGCTAAAGGGAACTCGCAACCTGCCGGTCACATCTTTGGTTAAGTCAACCTACGGGAGGCTTGCTCAGCTATTTGTGGTACGGGGACAGACAGCAGAGGCACAACTCGGATCTGGGCATGAATTCTGTCAGGCCTTGGTAAAGTCTATTGATCGGAACCTAAGAGACTCGAGGTGCTTCACTGTGACATTATATGACAGGCAGCAGTCCGAGTACACCGTCGCGGAGACAACACCAACCGGCAACTTCTCCCTCGGCAGCTACAGAGTCTCCCTTAAAGATCACCGATGCGACTGTGGCCACTTTCAGGCGCTGCATTATCCTTGTTGCCACGCCATTGCGTGTTGCGCCTACTCCCGGCTTAACTGGGCGTCATATGTTCACGAGGTGTATCGTATGAGTGAGGTGTTCAACGTTTACAAGGAGGGGTTTCTCCCACCTATCCCTGAAGGACTATGGCCTCCATATGCTGGGCCTACCATCATTCCTGACCCTAATATGCGGCGTGCAAAGGAAGGTCGTCCAAAGGTAACCAGGATCCGTGGAAGTATAGATCAGTCTCAGGAGAACCAGCCGAAGCGATGTGGACTATGCCGTCAGCCTGGGCATACGCGGAGGAACTGTCACCAGCGAAGACAGAGTGGTGGAGGGGATGCGTAG
- the LOC107633351 gene encoding uncharacterized protein LOC107633351 has protein sequence MKEQELQTQRYIKEMEINAKEMEMERMTKNKGKRRRGDNTLIDSWIDESLFDALEEEDIDRSSIPTPCTWINRDREAGHDCLFQDYFADEPMYNADIFRQRFRMRRHVFLRIVDALSNSYPYFQQRVDATGRRGLSPLQKCTVMIRMLAYGVAADAIDDYVCIGGSTTIECLENFVEGVILVFEDEYLRKPNSNDVRRLLQMAEGRGFLGMLGSIVQRRGKVCT, from the exons atgaaagaacaagaattacaaactcAGAGGTATATTAAAGAAATGGAGATAAATGCAAAGGAAATGGAAATGGAAAGGATGACTAAGAACAAAG GTAAAAGAAGACGGGGGGATAATACACTCATAGATAGTTGGATCGATGAGAGTTTATTCGATGctttagaagaagaagatatTGATAGAAGCTCTATCCCAACTCCTTGTACATGGATTAATAGAGATCGAGAAGCAGGACATGATTGCCTTTTTCAAGATTACTTTGCAGATGAGCCGATGTATAATGCTGATATTTTTCGACAGAGATTTCGAATGAGAAGACATGTATTTCTTCGGATAGTAGATGCTCTCTCAAATTCCTATCCGTATTTTCAACAGAGGGTCGATGCAACTGGGAGAAGAGGCTTGTCACCACTCCAAAAATGCACTGTTATGATACGAATGTTAGCATATGGCGTAGCTGCTGATGCCATTGATGATTATGTGTGCATAGGAGGGAGCACTACAATTGAATGCTTGGAAAATTTTGTTGAAGGTGTCATTTTGGTGTTCGAGGATGAATACTTGCGAAAACCAAATTCAAATGATGTACGACGCCTGCTACAAATGGCGGAAGGTCGTGGCTTTCTTGGCATGTTGGGTAGCATTGTCCAAAGGCGTGGAAAAGTATGTACATGA